The following proteins come from a genomic window of Chloroflexota bacterium:
- a CDS encoding ABC transporter ATP-binding protein, whose protein sequence is MSEPAIRFDGVGKTFVSQSREGAQEVQALAGVTFDIADGELVSILGPSGCGKTTTLRILAGLTTYDDGQVLVHGKRVTGPGRERAVVFQQFNLFPWKTVVENAEFGLKIQGVGKTERRQQALEYLELVGLAGFERHYPHQLSGGMQQRVGIARALATHADILLMDEPFASIDAQTRELLQDELLKILARVGKTVVFITHSIDEAVYLSDRVIVFRPRPGAVAATFEVDLPKPRWEYRARADARFAEIREAAWEALRAGILAASGAEVARVGMDRPPPAE, encoded by the coding sequence ATGAGCGAGCCGGCGATCCGCTTCGACGGCGTCGGGAAGACGTTCGTCAGCCAGAGCCGCGAGGGGGCACAGGAGGTCCAGGCGCTCGCCGGCGTGACCTTTGACATCGCGGACGGCGAACTGGTCAGCATCCTCGGGCCGAGCGGCTGCGGGAAGACCACCACGCTGCGGATCCTGGCCGGCCTGACCACCTACGACGACGGCCAGGTGCTGGTGCATGGCAAGCGCGTGACCGGCCCGGGCCGCGAGCGCGCCGTGGTCTTCCAGCAGTTCAACCTGTTCCCCTGGAAGACGGTCGTCGAGAACGCCGAGTTCGGGCTGAAGATCCAGGGCGTCGGCAAGACCGAGCGCCGGCAGCAGGCGCTGGAATACCTGGAGCTTGTCGGGCTGGCCGGCTTCGAGCGGCACTACCCGCATCAGCTCTCGGGCGGGATGCAGCAGCGCGTCGGCATCGCGCGGGCGTTGGCGACGCACGCCGACATCCTGCTGATGGACGAGCCGTTCGCGTCCATCGACGCGCAGACCCGCGAATTGCTCCAGGACGAACTGCTCAAGATCCTGGCGCGGGTGGGCAAGACGGTCGTCTTCATCACCCACAGCATCGACGAGGCGGTCTACCTGTCGGATCGGGTGATCGTGTTCCGGCCCCGGCCGGGCGCCGTCGCCGCGACGTTCGAGGTCGATCTGCCGAAGCCGCGCTGGGAGTACCGCGCGCGCGCCGATGCGCGCTTCGCCGAGATCCGCGAGGCGGCCTGGGAGGCGCTGCGGGCGGGCATCCTGGCCGCGTCAGGCGCGGAAGTGGCGCGGGTGGGGATGGACCGTCCGCCGCCGGCGGAGTAG
- a CDS encoding ABC transporter substrate-binding protein, with product MSTVADRSPLFGLRLTRRRWLLGVTATAGAMLAACQSAPAAAPTTAPKPAEATKPAAAPAASPAAPAASPAAASSPAAAAPAASPAASPAASPAAAAPASAPAAAAPAAASKPAGPLAAFKLAVSGEGELTNGQQKATNFNKVPNGIAIESLIKDGVKVEASYLNESEAPMQALIQGSVQFAHTAFSSAISAIAKGAPVKIIASTRRPEYVMVALKEMKTAKDYDGKRVAIHSNVSSVALMTRLYLKDAPEAKPNIIVVPGSPNRIQAMLGGQIDASVVQLGDDDAILKAQPDKWAVTFNYAKEMTDLLDAVLVVRDDFLAANRPTVVEFVKRLVAAHKQVNSNSAFLIETAKRMEVVIPKSATLENHAQRYVDAGVWPNDGGLTEKNLQFSIGASKDLGFFTEDVPIAKASDLTVLKDALA from the coding sequence GTGTCCACCGTAGCTGACCGCTCACCCCTGTTCGGCCTGCGCCTGACCCGCCGACGCTGGCTGCTCGGCGTCACGGCCACGGCCGGCGCGATGCTGGCCGCCTGCCAGTCTGCGCCGGCCGCCGCCCCCACCACCGCCCCGAAGCCGGCCGAGGCCACCAAGCCGGCGGCTGCACCTGCCGCCTCGCCGGCCGCTCCAGCGGCCAGCCCGGCTGCCGCCAGCAGCCCAGCCGCGGCAGCCCCGGCCGCAAGCCCGGCCGCCTCTCCCGCGGCTTCGCCGGCCGCCGCCGCGCCGGCCTCGGCCCCGGCCGCCGCTGCGCCTGCTGCCGCCTCGAAGCCGGCCGGCCCGCTGGCAGCGTTCAAGCTGGCGGTCAGCGGCGAGGGTGAGCTGACGAACGGCCAGCAGAAGGCGACCAACTTCAACAAGGTGCCGAACGGCATCGCCATCGAGTCGCTGATCAAGGACGGCGTCAAGGTCGAGGCCTCGTACCTGAACGAGTCAGAGGCCCCGATGCAGGCCCTGATCCAGGGCAGCGTCCAGTTCGCGCACACCGCGTTCTCGTCGGCCATCTCGGCCATCGCGAAGGGCGCGCCCGTCAAGATCATCGCCTCGACGCGCCGCCCCGAGTACGTGATGGTGGCCCTCAAGGAGATGAAGACGGCCAAGGACTACGACGGCAAGCGGGTTGCCATCCACTCGAACGTGTCCAGCGTGGCCCTGATGACCCGCCTCTACCTCAAGGACGCCCCCGAGGCCAAGCCGAACATCATCGTCGTGCCCGGCTCCCCGAACCGCATCCAGGCGATGCTCGGCGGCCAGATCGATGCCAGCGTGGTCCAGCTTGGCGACGACGACGCCATCCTGAAGGCCCAACCGGACAAGTGGGCGGTCACCTTCAACTACGCCAAGGAGATGACCGACCTGCTGGACGCCGTGCTGGTGGTCCGCGACGACTTCCTCGCCGCGAACCGCCCGACGGTCGTCGAGTTCGTGAAGCGGCTGGTGGCGGCCCACAAGCAGGTCAACTCGAACTCGGCGTTCCTGATCGAGACGGCCAAGCGCATGGAAGTCGTGATCCCCAAGAGCGCGACCCTGGAGAACCACGCGCAGCGCTACGTCGATGCTGGCGTCTGGCCGAACGACGGCGGCCTGACCGAGAAGAACCTCCAGTTCAGCATCGGGGCCTCGAAGGATCTGGGCTTCTTCACGGAGGACGTGCCCATCGCCAAGGCCAGCGACCTGACGGTGCTGAAGGACGCGCTGGCGTAA
- a CDS encoding ABC transporter permease: MSAAEAPSGSPAGASGSRPRGFLVARLVTLVIVLAAWEIVGRQINPIFLSTPSRILVALADMIRNGQIFVALRISLLGIALGFTSAIIVGVPLGILMGRSRLAEAILEPYANALYVTPRVALIPLLLIWFGIGFEAQVVVIFLSSVFPIIINSYAGVRDISANLVDTARSFCASERQLFTEVILPAAVPFIMTGLRLGIGQAVIGMVVAQMFLALSGLGKLLVNYGDFFKTDYVFAVVLVIGLLGVALTEIVKRLERRFAHWKESERAFG; this comes from the coding sequence CCGGAGCGTCTGGCTCCCGGCCGCGCGGCTTCCTGGTCGCGCGGCTGGTCACGCTGGTCATCGTGCTGGCGGCCTGGGAGATCGTCGGGCGGCAGATCAACCCGATCTTCCTCTCGACTCCGAGCCGCATCCTGGTGGCACTGGCGGACATGATCCGCAACGGTCAGATCTTCGTGGCGCTGCGGATCAGCCTGCTGGGCATCGCGCTCGGGTTCACCTCGGCCATCATCGTCGGGGTGCCGCTGGGCATCCTGATGGGTCGCAGCCGGCTGGCCGAGGCGATCCTCGAGCCGTACGCCAACGCGCTCTACGTGACGCCGCGTGTAGCCTTGATTCCCCTGCTGCTGATCTGGTTCGGCATCGGGTTTGAGGCGCAGGTGGTCGTCATCTTCCTGTCGAGCGTCTTCCCGATCATCATCAACAGCTACGCCGGCGTCCGCGACATCAGCGCGAACCTGGTGGATACGGCCCGCTCGTTCTGCGCCAGCGAGCGCCAGTTGTTCACCGAGGTGATCCTGCCGGCAGCGGTGCCGTTCATCATGACGGGGCTGCGGCTCGGCATCGGGCAGGCGGTCATCGGCATGGTGGTGGCGCAGATGTTCCTGGCGCTCTCCGGGCTGGGCAAGCTGCTGGTCAACTACGGCGACTTCTTCAAGACGGACTACGTCTTCGCCGTGGTGCTGGTGATCGGGCTGCTGGGCGTCGCCCTGACGGAGATCGTCAAGCGGCTGGAGCGGCGGTTCGCACACTGGAAGGAATCGGAGCGGGCGTTCGGATGA